The Ailuropoda melanoleuca isolate Jingjing chromosome 4, ASM200744v2, whole genome shotgun sequence region ATTACATGTTATATTCTTTCATATCTAGGCTTTTTTCCAATTTACTTGTTAATCCACATTGATATCATTGATAATTGCTATTTTATATCCCATTTCAGTTCAATTTGGTTTTTCATACACATTCACCGAGGACAGCTGTTTTGAAACTACTCATTTTATATTGTAGCCTGGTTTTGTGATCCCTTCATTCTTTCAATTCTATAACTTTTCATATTCTTAGGTCTTTTTATACTAAGCACATATATTCACATAACTtgctgaaaaaaaacaaatgtgaacCAGGAAAGTGAAGTCCATGCACTTTTGAATCATGTATCATAACAGTGAGGACAGAgcataatgaaataaatgtgtgtatgatATGATGCCTGAAGACAGaatgatatgaagaaaattacTGAGTACAAAACAATAGAATTGTCATGGTGTGGGCAAGATTATAGAGCATGGACTGTGGACCCCTTTGCTCACTGGATGAAATCCAGTTTGAGGATTAGAGAGTGCTCCTTAGAAATGTCAAATGACAGACCAATACCCAAAGCCCAAGAATATCAGTGAAAAGATGCACATAAGATAAGGGAGTAAACAACTAACCTCATCCTCTATGAGACCACATATAAAAGAAACAGCCAAATAATGATGAAGGAAGTACAGGAAAAATAAGCCATCTATGCTTGATATAAAAATGCCcaacttttgttttctgtgtataCTTCCTTTTGTGAAGTGTTGGCTTATCATTTTGCTCATTTTGGGGGGagtacaatataaatatatatatacatatctcttaatgtttatgtatattattttttccatggGAGGCTTAAGAATTGGCATTTCTGCACTTTTCAGGGGAAAGATCGGTGATCTGGCTACTTGGGCTGGATCCATTCCTGGCATAATCAGGATGGTGGGGCTGAGAAGACAGGGGAATAACACAAACCAGGGGGCCATGGTGTCCTGTGGGTGTGTGACTGTGGAGTGTGAGCTGTCCCCACAGTAGAGTGCCAGGACTCATAAGTCCCAAGGTGACACAACACAGGTGCCAGAACTCGATCAAGAGAGGCCACTAAGAGGGGATCTTGTTCAATTCCTGGGATGTCTTTGCAACACGATGAATGCAGTGGGAAAGGCAGTGTGGACAAGGAAGTCCCTGTGCCTCGAGGGTTCAGAGGTAGCAGAGAGGCCACTTCCCTCCTCAGCATGTCTGACAGTGTCTCTCCTcagtctccctcctgctcattccCCTGAAGCAATGGCTTTGCTTCTTTGAAGTGAACATTGGAAACAAGTACCTtcctcggggcctttgcactggtCATTCCCTCTGCCAGACACACACCTCCCCCATATTCCTTCATCTACCCCTCTGTCTTACTTGAGGTCTGTGTTCCATTGTCACCTTGTTTGCAGAATGGCTTACAGACCCATGAAAATAGCTATTCACTCTctacttttcccattttcttcattcCACCTGCCACCACCTGAAatgctatttaattttcttatttgttaatgTATTCTTTCTCCATCGTTGAATGATGGGGACTTTTGTTCCTTACCACCCTATACTCCTTACCTACACAATGCCTAAAATGTGGTcagaacatatttatatttctgaaatttagaataatttttaaattaaaactgcaGAATACATGGCCTTTTGGGGGGGGCAAGTGATTAGAACAAAAATTCCATAACTATGGTGGCACAGGGAATCTCCTTAAAGGGACCATATCCATGCATAACATATTAAAGTGAATTTCTagaatacaaattttttaaagtatcatttaaaaacacagagtAATACAAGATTTGTGAAAATTAGTCATGCTATTCGCTTCTGTCCTTGAAGTCATCTCCACCACATGGAACCaggaaatgatacaaaaattTCAGAGTTTCACCTTCTGGGACTATCAGAGGATCCAGAACTGCAACGCCTgatatttgggcttttcctctccatgtacctgatcactgtgtgtggaaacctgctcctcatcctggccgtcagctctgactctcacctccacacccccatgtacttcttcctcaacaacctgtcctttgtagacatctgtttcacctctaccaccgtccccaagatgctgtggaacatccagactcagagcaaagtcaTAACCTATGATGGCTGTGTCGCACAGATTTATTTCCTCATACTCTTTGCCGTGTCAGATGTCTTTCTCCTGagtgtgatggcctatgaccgctttgtggccatctgtcaccccctgcactacacggtCATCATGAACCTGCCTCTGTGGACTCCTGGTTCTGGTGTCTTGGATCATTTCTATCCTGACTTCCTTGTTACAGAGTTTAATGATGTTGCGGCTGTCCTTCTGCACAAACTTCGAAATCCCACACTTTTTTTGTGAACTCAATCAGATGATCCAACTTGCCTGTTCTGACACCTTACTTAATAACTTGGTGATGTATTTTGCAGCTGTCCTGCTGGGTGGGGGTCCTTTTGCTGGGATCCTTTACTCTTATTCTAAGATTGTTTGCTCCATACACAGAATATCATCAGCTCAAGGCAAgtacaaagcattttccacctgtgcatctcacctctctgttgtctccttattttattgcacGATGCTCGGTGTGTACCTGAGCTCTGCTGgtacccagagctcccacgcaagtgcaggtggcctcggtgatgtacacggtggtcacacccatgctgaaccccttcatctacagcctgaggaacaaagaCATAAAGAGGGCTCTGAAAGGAATCATTGGGGTTCCAGTGATGTAAGGGCCCATCTTCCTGGGGCTGAAGAATTGCCCATGATTGCAGGGCTCCCAGCCTCGGAACCAAAAACTGTCATTCTTTGATCAGGTGTGGAAGTAGAATCTGctccttctatttatttcctggaatttccatttctttgaattcaACTTCTCCATACATTTAAGTAACTCACTTTATTAGGCTTCTGCTCTGTCTGATATAcagttttcccctttctccatttcctagtttttcaaagttttttccAGCCTTGatcaaaaatatttggaaattctcATTTATGTCATGGAATATCATGGATTTCTTAAGAATGCTTCCtacttgggcacctgggtgtctcagtcacttaagcatctgccttcagcttgggtcatgatcccggcatctgggatcaagtcccacattgggatccctgctttgttggagccttcttctccctttgcctctgccactcccctgctggtgttctctctctctctctcagtctctcaaataaataaataatatttttaaaagaatacttcctactcaaagaagatatatgatcccaagtaattttctcttattttcctaaaAGGGTAGTCATGAGTCATATTATTCTTATAGAAAAAAACTAGTTTGAAACTATGGccatttatatagttttataataaaggAAAGTATAAGATCCCAGTCTTTCTGTCTCAGATACATCAATACTTTGTCCATCACTGCCTTCACTGCTCATCCTGACAATGTAGACTAGCTTACAGTTTGTCCTATAGGGAGTAACTGATTTTCATTCTCCTTATGGGGATCATGTTCTCCTACCCAGCTGTGTCCACCGTGCCTACCACAATGATGGCCAAGTACATGTCTCCAAGTGTAGTTTACACAGAAACACATAttagaataaatatattaacttCATATGGCCTTTGAACCAGGGAAAATCTTAACTatgatgaagaaaaattgaaattatatgcTGTCATAAAATACTCATACTCACTGAAGTATGGTTTGGTGTCCCTGTACAAGAATTGGGTTTTCCCCCTTGGGGTGAAGAATTGGTTGGCATGTTTATGGTGTCTTACTGAATCATCTTCGTCTTTCTGTTACATAGAAATAGGACTCTTTCCTCTGGTCTAAATGAAATAtcccttttctaaatttttcataaCCATTAAATGGGCAATGATTGAAAAAACCAATATCATCCATTATATATCAACCATATATATCCTCAGGATCAAAGGATGGCTCATTAGAGAGATTGAATTCCTGTACAATCATGTGATTTAGGTCACATCTTTTGTAGAAGCACCTGTTGAGTCCCAAAGAAACATTCCAGGTTAGGTAAGtaagtatgtatatgtgtgtatacatttgcatatatctttatctcaaataaacacattcacacacattcGTTTAGACACACAGAGAATTATTTAAATCTCAtctattgggcacctgggtggctcagtctgttaagtgcctgccctcagctcaggtcatgatcccagggtccttggatgaagtcccatgtagggctccctgctcagcggggagcctgtttctctctctgcccctccttcttgctctgctctctcttgttatctctatctcaaataaataaataaaatcttttatttattttttaatagattttatttttagagcagttttgggttcacagcaaaattgagaaaaagGTTCAGAGATTTCCTATATAATCCCTTCCCCCATGTATGCagagcctcccccattatcaataGTCACCACCAGAGTGGGGCATTagttaaaattgataaacctaccTTGAcacatcatcacccaaagtccatggtttacatttGGGTTCACTGTTGGTGTATACATtgtacaaatgtataatgacatgtatccattaTTGTCGTATCATACatcactgccctaaaaaaatcctctgtgcctgttcatccctccttccctatTAACCCCTGTTAACCACTGACAAgtttactgtctccacagttttgccttttcaaaatgtcatatagtCAAACTCATACACTATATAGCCtttcatattggcttctttcacttaataatagaCATTTccgtttcctccatgtcttttcatggcctgatatttcctttctgtttaatgttgaataatattccatttcttgatgtacctcagtttctctatTTACCTATTGAAGGATATCTTGTTTGcgtccaagttttggcaattatgaataaagctactggAAACATACACATGCGGATTTTGCATGGAAATGTTTTCAACCACTTTAGGTAAATACAAAGAATAACAACAGCTGGATGGTACAGTAAGAATATGTTTacaactgtcttccaaagtggctggactcttttgcgttcccaccagccGTGAATGAGACTTCCTGCCACTCCCCAACCTCACCGACATTTGTGttttcagtgttctggattttggctatGCTAGTAGATGTGTAGGGATATCTCgttattattttgctttgcatttctctgataatatatgatgtggaacatctttcaTATGCTTCTTCGCTAACTGTATATCCTCCTTGGGGAAATGtttgttaaggtctttggcccatttttaaatagagttgtttgttttcttaatgttgagTATCTATGCTTTGGATAATATTCTTTTATCAGGcatttcttttgcaaatattttctcccagtttgtgggtAGTCCTCTTATTCTCTTGGCAGTATTTTTTGTAGATCAACATcttcaattttaatgaagtccaacctttctttcatggatcatgtattggatgttgtatttttttgATGTTACTgcctgctctttattttttttatttatttcttttttttattatgttacattagccaccatgcagtacatcattagtttttgatgtagtgttccaccattcattagttgcacataacatccagcgctcatcacaacacatgtccCCCTTATTACCCATCAGCTGGAAactccatcccccactccccacccccccctcagtttgtttcccagagtccatagtctctcatggtttgtctccctctctgatttacccccttcagttttcccttccttcccctattgtcctccATTcaattccttatgttccacatatgagtcaagccatatgataattgcctttctctgcttgattatttcacttagcataatcccctccagttccatccatgtcgatgcaaatggtggttATTCATCCtctctaatggctgagtaatattacattgtgtatatggaccacatcttctttatccattcatgtgatAAAGGGCATCTCATCTTCTTccacttttggctattgtggacattgctgctaacaacattggggtgcaggtgccccttctgttcactacaactgtaactttggggtaaatacttagtagtgcaattgctgaaccaaatggtagttctatttttaaatttttaaagatttttatttatttatttgagagagaaagagtgacagagagagaaagaccacgagcagtggggaggggtagagagagaagcagactccctgctgagcaaggagcctgatgcagggctcaatcccaagaccctgggatcatgacctgagctgaaggcagacactcagaccatgactgagccaccatggcacccctatttttaactttttgaggtacttccacactgtttcccagagtggctgtaccagcttgcattcccaccaacagtgtcagagggttcctctttctccacatcctcaccaatatttgttgttccctgttttgttaattttggccattctaactggtgtaaggtgatatctcaatgtggcattgatttgaatttccctgatggctaatgatgttgaacattttttcatgtgtttgttagccatttgtaagtcttctttagagaagtgtctgttcctgtcctctgcccatttcttgactggattgtttgatttttgggtcttgagtttgagaagttctttatagatcttggataccagccctttatctgaaatatcatttgtaaatatcttctcccattccatgaattgcatcttagttttgttgactgtttcttttgctgtgcagaagctttttatcttgataaagccccaaaagttcatttttgcttttctttccctggcCTTTAGAGATATGTCTTGAATGAAATTGCTGTCACCattgtcgaagaggttactgcctatgttctcctctatgattttgatggactcctgtctcacaatgaggtctttcatccattttgagtttatctttgtgtatggtgtaagagaatggtccagtttcattcttctgtatgtagctgtccaattttcccagcaccatttattgaagagattgtcttttttccattggatattttttcctgattggtcaaagattagttgaccatagagttgagggtccatttctggagactctattctgttccattgatttatgtgtctgtttttatgccaatactatgctgtcttggtgatcacagctttgtaatatagcatgaagTCAGGCAACGTGGTGCCCccagtattgtttttctttttcaacattcccttggtagttcagggtcttttctggttccatacaaattttaagattgttttttccatctctgtgagaaattccaatggtatttcaACAGGGATGGCAacaaaagtgtagattgctctggacagcatagacattttctcaatatttattctttcagtccatgagcatggaatgtttttccatctttttgtttctaactcaatttctttcataagtgttctgtagtttttagagcacagatccttttcttctttggttagattttttcctaggtatcttatgattttttgtgctattgtaagtggaattgattccttaatttctctttctacagtgacattgttagtgtgtagaaaagcaactgatttctgtgcaatgattttgtatcttgccacattgctgaattgtttTATGAggtctagtaatttgggggtgaagttttttgagttttccacataaagtatcatgtcatctgtgaagagagagagttagacttcttctttgccaatttgaatgcctattttttttttcgctttgttgtctgattgctgaggctaaaaCTTCtcatactatgttgaacaatagtggtgagagtgggcatccctctCATGTTCccgaccttaagggaaaagctctcagcttttcctcattgagaatgatattccctgtgggcttttcatagatggcttttatgatattgaggaatgttccttctattcctacactatgaagagttttaataaggaaaaatgctgcattttgtcaaatgctttttcttcatcaattgagagGCTTATAtggttcttgtgttttcttttattaatgtgtctatgacattgattgatttgcgaatgtggaaccacccttgcatcccaggaataaatcccacttggtcttggtggataatctttttaatgtactattggctAGGATCCATATTGGCTATGaatattttggcatccatgttcatcggggatattggtctgtaattctcctttttgatggggtctttgcctggttttgggatcatgattaatgctggcttcatagaatgagtttggaagttttccttctgtttctttttttaaaaacagtttcggtagaataggtatgatttcttctttaaatgtttggtagaattcccctgagccatctgggcctggactcttgttttttgggaggtttttgattagtgcttcaatttcgttactggttattggtctattcagattgtctatttcagCCTTGTTAGTTTGTAAGTATCCAGGAAGCCATCCAtatcttccaggttgcttaatttgttggcatatagtagCTGGTAATGAtttctaatattgtttttatttccttgatgttagtcatgatctctcccctttcattcgtgattttattaatttgggtcctttctcttttcttttggataagtctggccagaggtttatcagtcttattaattAATGTCTTTAGTATCAAATTGAATTGTTTAGTGATGAGTTACTCTAATCTGTATTGATTTCCTCAAAAGACTTGGGTCACCTGTGTGTCAGCTTGGAGAGCTCTGTTGATCACTCAGGGGCATTCTAATATAATTTGGGCTTGGCTAGCTAGCTGTGGCAGATCCCAGGTGGCTTTGGCTGGGCTCTGCTCCACATGCCCTCACTTCCTCTGGCAGACCACCTGGCTTAATTCACTTTTGGAGCCAGAGATCTAAGACAGAGCACCAGAAATGCACCAAGACTCTAAGGTCCACTGTCACTCCATATCCTGCTGGCCACAGCAAATAAAAAATCCTAATACAGCCCAGATCAAAGGTGGAGGAATGGTCTCTACCACCTGATGGAAGGTGCTGCCCACATTGCCAAAGACATAGCCACAGAGAACAACGGGGATGTGGGACCCTCTCTGCCAACAGTCTACAACTGGTGTAAATTTCAATTTGAAAGGTTTCATTTCCACTTCCACCTTCAGCAGTGCACTGATCTTTGAGAAGGCAGTAAGACTGAATTATGTGTCTACTGCACAGTTATGAAAATTTAGTTCAGAAGGTCAGGCTTTCCtccaaagtaaatatttactCCCCACCTCTTGCATGTGAATCACCATTCCTAGTCcaagaaaatatcaaagaaataaaagattttctttccagATACTTCAGAGAGAACAGGGACCCCATTTCTAACTCACTGATTGACGGGGCTAAGAACAGTTGTATCACTGATGCCATCTTCATAGCATACttaatatagaaacattttttcctattcattgACCTTCTCATTGACATATTCGTTATGGTTTTCATTCTGGCACTCTTTTTTTATGGGGAGAATTCTGCTGGAAGGAGGAGACATTTGAAATGCAAGGAAGACGACAGAGACATAGCAATATTTTTTCATTGGTTTTccacttttgcttttttaatttaaatgcaattagccaaaacatagtacatcattagctgcAGATGTAGAATTCAATtagtcatcagttgcatataacacacactgctcatcacatcacgtgtcctccttaatatccatacccaattaccccatcccccacccctcatttttccagttttattgaaatgtaattgacatataaaattctGGAAGTTTAAGCATACAACTTGGTGATTTTATATGCAcgtacattgtgaaatgatcaccaggATAACTTACTGAATGCATTCATCATTTCacaaaattatcatttctttttgttgtaagaacatttactatgtgctcTGTTAGCAACATTCAAGTATTCAAGAGTGTATAGTTAACCATAGaaaccatgttgtacattacattcccagaaCTCATTCATCTCATTCacttcattagtttcagatatagtgttcaaagattcatcAATTGATATGACACATCTTCAATCAACTagataagaaagaacaaatattggcgaggatgtggagaaaggggaatacccttacactgttggtgggaatgcaaactggtacagccactatggaaaacagtatgcaggttcctcaagatgttaagaatagagctaccctatgactcagcaattgcactactaggtatttaccccaaagatacagatgtagtgaaaagaagagccatatgcaccctgaagttcatagcagcaatgtccacaatagccaaactgtggaaggatacccttcaacagatgaatggataaagatgtggcctatatatacaatggaatattagtcagccatcggtaaggatgaatacccaacatttgcagcgacatggatagaactggaggggattatgctagtgaaagaagtcaagcagagaaagacaattatcatatggtttcacttatatgtagaacataaggagTAGCATGGAGGACataaggggaaaaatgaagggggggaatcagagagggagatgaaccatgagagactatggactctgggaaaaaaactgtcagaggggaggggggaatggggtaacagggtgatgggtattaaggagagcacgtattgcatggagcactgggtgttatgcacaaacattgaatcatggaacactacatcaaaaactaatgatactATGGTGACTacaataacataataaaaaataaataaatacataaatacataattaaataaataaatatcttcaatcaaatgaaaatggaaacatggcCTATCAAAACTTATGGAATGTTGCCAAAGCAactctaagagggaagtttatagctataaatgtctacattaagaaaaataaaagcgcTTAAGCGAATAACCTAACTGTATGATTCAaagacctagaaaaagaacaaactaagtcctaagaagcagaggaaaaggaataCCAAATATCAGAGCATACAGAAATGATATATAGATCAGAAAAccaatagaaaagattaataaaccTAGGAGCTAATTTTTGAAAACCTAAGCAAATTTGCAAGCCATTTGTTAGAGCCAAGAAAAGGTGTGGGGGGAaatgtcaaataagtaaaatcagcaGCAAAACAtcacaagataaataaaaaatttaatgacagAGTGAAAATACTTTctgttcactcactcattctataacatttgtaacattttttttaaaaaaggagtaatATTTGTAGGCAGCACTGTAAATTTTCAAGTAGAATAGCAAAATCAtccaattaaataatataaaatctgCCACTACAATCTTCACTCCAATTAATAAAACCCTTTAAACATGGACACCAAATATCCCGCACTTCAACGGTAGATGTTCGTCATCCAAagcacattttccaaaatgaaatatgATGTGATCGAAAATTTTGCTTCATCTCATTTCAGGTCTTCCCTGATACTGAACCCATACTGGGTAACTTGGTTTATGCAAATTTGTCTTTCTGTAGATTACACTTGGATGGTGTTTTTCATAaatgatttttgctttatttttctgtgccaGGGATACTGTGGATGCTGAGCTGATGTGAGAACAGGATCCTAATCAGAATCATAAAACCACAAGACAAGCTACAAAACAAACTGGTAGGTTAAGTCTATATCACCAGAAAGAGCATTTAAAGTAGTAACATGGAAATGAATGGCAGACACAGAgcaaaaaacttataaaattataaGTATGGTCTCAGTTGCAAAACAGTTTATTCCATGAAACTAATAGAGTTCATCACTCTATGAGGCAAATGGAAATCTCCAAATCGTTTCTGATTCAGGGTTGGAACTAatatggaaattaagaaaacaaaaaagaaaaaaaattgttggctATCAAAAGGAGCAGAAAGTTTAATAAAGCAGTTGAATTTAGAAAATGTGACACTCCAGGAAACAGATAGAGGGATTAAGTTCTTATTTCATGATCCGATTAAAGAATCACAATTTCTGGCTGTTAGGCATTAGCCTGCAATAACAGGTACTTCTTGGGAAAATGGCCCTTTTATGGCTTCcttctgaaaaatacatttagagccccctttatgtctttgttcctcaggctgtagatgaaggggttcagcatgggcgtgaccaccgtgtacatcactgaggccactgcacttgcgtgggagctctgggtagcagcagagctaaggtaaACTCCTAGGcctgtacaataaaataaggagacaacagagaggtgagatgcacaggtggaaaatgctttatacttgccctgagctgatgagatCCCACATACGGAGGAAACTATCTTAGAATAAGAGTAAAGGACCccagccaggggagcagcaacCAGCAGCACAGTTGCAAAATACAGCACCATGTCATTAAGAAAGGTATCAGAACAGGCAAATTGGATCATCTGACTGAgctcacagaaaaagtgggggatttccAAGACTGTACAGAAGGACAGCCTCAATGCCATTAAGGTTTGTAACAAGGAATGCAGGACACTCATgatccaggacaccagaaccagCAGTCCACAGATCTGGGGGTTCATGGTGACcatgtagtgcagggggtgacagatggccacaaagcggtcataAGCCATCACAGTCAAGAGGAAGTTGTCCAAACCTAcgaaaagtatgaaaaaatacatctgtGTGATGCAGCTGTCATAAGTTATgacttttctctgtgtctgtatATTCAgcagcatcttggggacggtggtggaggtgaaacagatgtctacaaaggacaggttggccaggaagaagtacatgggggtgtggaagTGGGAGTCAGAGCTCACGGCCAGGATGATGAGCAGATTCCCAAGGATGGTGACCAGGTACATGGACAGGAAAAGCGCAAACAGGAAGGGCTGCAATTCTGGTTCCtctgaaaatcccagaagaagaaattcagaaattcGTGTATCATTCTCTAGTTCCATGTCATTGATGTGACTaccaaaataagagagaaagagcatgacaCAATTAT contains the following coding sequences:
- the LOC100483152 gene encoding olfactory receptor-like protein OLF4; translated protein: MELENDTRISEFLLLGFSEEPELQPFLFALFLSMYLVTILGNLLIILAVSSDSHFHTPMYFFLANLSFVDICFTSTTVPKMLLNIQTQRKVITYDSCITQMYFFILFVGLDNFLLTVMAYDRFVAICHPLHYMVTMNPQICGLLVLVSWIMSVLHSLLQTLMALRLSFCTVLEIPHFFCELSQMIQFACSDTFLNDMVLYFATVLLVAAPLAGVLYSYSKIVSSVCGISSAQGKYKAFSTCASHLSVVSLFYCTGLGVYLSSAATQSSHASAVASVMYTVVTPMLNPFIYSLRNKDIKGALNVFFRRKP
- the LOC100482899 gene encoding LOW QUALITY PROTEIN: olfactory receptor 7A5 (The sequence of the model RefSeq protein was modified relative to this genomic sequence to represent the inferred CDS: inserted 2 bases in 1 codon; deleted 1 base in 1 codon); translation: MEPGNDTKISEFHLLGLSEDPELQRLIFGLFLSMYLITVCGNLLLILAVSSDSHLHTPMYFFLNNLSFVDICFTSTTVPKMLWNIQTQSKVITYDGCVAQIYFLILFAVSDVFLLSVMAYDRFVAICHPLHYTVIMNLXLCGLLVLVSWIISILTSLLQSLMMLRLSFCTNFEIPHFFCELNQMIQLACSDTLLNNLVMYFAAVLLGGGPFAGILYSYSKIVCSIHRISSAQGKYKAFSTCASHLSVVSLFYCTMLGVYLSSAGTQSSHASAVASVMYTVVTPMLNPFIYSLRNKDIKRALKGIIGVPVM